From a region of the Deltaproteobacteria bacterium genome:
- a CDS encoding AAA family ATPase, whose translation MRKIALVNQKGGCGKTTTAINLACCLADDGKKVLLIDLDPQGHSALGLGVESDQIENSIYEVLLGEIPITKAVLTLNKNLDAIFCNVVLSAFEQVMAGAPEREYKLARSLEGIENDYDYLIIDSPPSVGLLTFNGLMACEEVIIPVDSSSFSLHGLGKLLDTIRIIEEKAGHELSVKILATNIDRRTNFCRGVVEALRAHFPEKCFETVIHTCTRLREAASHGEPISEYDRHCVAFRDYQNLTHEILDVEDAMQARIATLELFSEGKELFGKLGERTVTFTFEAPENAVVQIAGDFNNWSAEDLRFMDSPGSPAWQKPILLKPGSYQYKYLIDGHWITDPANRKTVDDFFGGANSVIDVS comes from the coding sequence ATGAGAAAAATTGCTCTGGTCAATCAAAAAGGCGGCTGTGGCAAAACGACAACAGCCATAAACCTGGCTTGTTGTTTGGCGGATGACGGCAAAAAGGTCCTCTTGATTGATCTGGACCCGCAAGGGCATTCAGCTTTGGGCCTGGGAGTGGAGTCCGACCAGATCGAAAACAGCATCTACGAGGTCCTCTTAGGCGAAATACCGATAACCAAAGCCGTTCTGACCTTGAATAAGAACCTTGACGCCATTTTTTGCAATGTCGTCCTGAGCGCCTTTGAGCAGGTCATGGCCGGCGCCCCGGAGCGGGAATACAAACTCGCACGGAGCCTTGAGGGGATTGAGAACGACTACGACTATCTCATCATTGACAGTCCTCCCAGCGTGGGTCTCTTGACTTTTAATGGTCTCATGGCCTGTGAGGAGGTGATTATTCCTGTTGACTCGAGTTCGTTTTCTCTTCACGGGCTGGGGAAACTTCTGGATACTATCCGGATAATCGAAGAAAAGGCGGGGCACGAACTCTCCGTTAAGATCCTGGCCACAAACATTGACCGCAGGACCAATTTTTGCAGGGGTGTGGTGGAGGCGTTGAGGGCTCACTTCCCTGAAAAATGCTTTGAGACCGTTATTCACACATGCACCCGATTAAGAGAAGCTGCAAGCCACGGGGAGCCCATTAGTGAATACGACAGGCATTGTGTGGCCTTTCGCGATTATCAAAATCTCACCCACGAAATTTTGGACGTTGAAGATGCAATGCAGGCTAGGATTGCGACCCTTGAACTTTTTTCGGAAGGCAAGGAGCTTTTTGGGAAACTTGGGGAAAGGACGGTCACGTTTACGTTTGAGGCCCCCGAGAACGCCGTGGTTCAGATCGCCGGCGATTTCAACAACTGGAGTGCCGAGGACCTTCGCTTCATGGATTCTCCCGGCAGTCCGGCTTGGCAGAAACCCATTTTGCTCAAGCCTGGCTCCTACCAATACAAGTACCTGATTGATGGGCACTGGATTACTGATCCAGCAAACCGGAAAACGGTTGACGATTTTTTCGGAGGCGCCAATTCCGTCATAGACGTCTCGTGA
- a CDS encoding TMEM165/GDT1 family protein, with translation MDLKVLFTTFGMIFLAELGDKTQLATLSFAAESESRLAVFLGSAGALVVTSLLAVVVGAGLGRLVPANYVKTGAGALFVLLGIWMIVSSGSR, from the coding sequence ATGGATCTAAAGGTATTGTTCACAACGTTTGGAATGATCTTTCTCGCCGAGCTTGGAGATAAGACGCAGCTCGCCACTTTGTCTTTTGCCGCCGAAAGCGAGTCTCGGCTTGCCGTGTTCCTCGGCTCTGCAGGGGCTCTTGTGGTAACCTCCTTGCTGGCTGTCGTGGTTGGCGCCGGGCTGGGCAGGCTTGTTCCGGCAAACTACGTGAAGACAGGGGCAGGGGCACTCTTTGTCTTACTGGGCATATGGATGATAGTCTCTTCAGGAAGTAGATAG
- a CDS encoding response regulator translates to MPNILIVDDQPCIRELISEELIYEGYEVERVGDAESARAYIKRSRPDLVLLDLYLDGPDGWDVLRDIKRQDPHLPVLIVTAYDSFQDDPRLSRADGYVIKSTDFWELKHQITNALRQKQEPQGRVEAKKGFFPEVGVAQLL, encoded by the coding sequence ATGCCCAACATTTTGATTGTAGATGACCAGCCATGTATTCGGGAACTGATTTCAGAAGAACTCATCTACGAGGGGTATGAGGTTGAGAGGGTGGGTGATGCAGAATCGGCGAGGGCCTATATCAAACGGTCACGACCGGATCTTGTGCTTCTCGATCTATATCTTGACGGACCTGATGGATGGGATGTGTTGCGTGATATCAAGAGGCAAGATCCCCATCTACCCGTCCTTATCGTGACCGCTTATGACAGCTTTCAGGATGATCCCCGCCTGTCTCGGGCAGATGGCTACGTGATAAAGAGTACAGACTTCTGGGAACTCAAACACCAAATAACCAATGCCCTCAGGCAGAAGCAGGAGCCTCAAGGCAGGGTGGAGGCAAAGAAGGGGTTCTTCCCCGAAGTCGGTGTGGCACAGCTTCTTTGA
- a CDS encoding HD domain-containing protein has translation MSVMSTIEQIKAFAARCFSHARGSHDWEHSQRVYNLCMHIGRVERADLEVLEIAAYLHDVGRSCEDESKGGVCHAEKGAEMAREVLAKYSIAEEQKANIIHCIRTHRFRGNHHPETLEARVLFDADKLDAIGAVGIARAFLFAGEVGAKLHNPHVEPEDTEPYTEEDTGYREYRLKLSRIKDRMLTAEGRRMAEERHRFMDTFFQRFTQEYEGDK, from the coding sequence ATGTCAGTGATGTCTACTATTGAGCAGATCAAGGCCTTTGCTGCAAGGTGTTTTTCTCATGCCCGAGGCAGCCATGACTGGGAACACAGCCAGCGAGTCTATAACCTGTGTATGCATATAGGCCGGGTTGAGAGGGCGGATTTGGAGGTATTGGAGATTGCGGCTTACCTTCATGATGTTGGGCGCTCCTGTGAGGATGAATCAAAAGGAGGGGTTTGCCACGCGGAAAAAGGGGCCGAGATGGCCCGTGAGGTCTTGGCAAAATACTCAATTGCCGAGGAGCAAAAGGCCAACATCATCCACTGTATCCGAACGCACAGGTTCCGCGGAAACCACCATCCTGAAACCCTGGAGGCCCGGGTGCTCTTTGATGCCGATAAACTGGATGCCATTGGCGCTGTTGGGATTGCCAGGGCTTTTCTCTTCGCCGGAGAGGTGGGGGCCAAGCTCCATAATCCTCATGTGGAACCGGAGGATACGGAACCGTACACAGAGGAAGACACTGGATATCGGGAATACAGGCTGAAACTTTCCAGGATCAAAGACCGTATGCTAACAGCAGAAGGTCGACGCATGGCCGAAGAGAGACACAGATTCATGGATACATTTTTTCAAAGGTTTACCCAGGAATATGAGGGGGACAAATAG
- a CDS encoding 50S ribosomal protein L25/general stress protein Ctc: METFQLEASQRKSTGKGQARALRRQGLIPAVLYGPKTESILLTISDFDLGKIHKESGGEHAILDLVIKNGGTQNRTAMIKDMQTAPVTRQCLHVDFYEISLDEEITLEVLVELTGKSIGVERGGFLQLVSHRLEVSCLPADIPDKISIDVSDLDIGDSVHVEDISLGEKLTLQFDTNFTVVTVVAPVVEEEEVPAEELEEAEEAPGEEAKIAEEGADK; the protein is encoded by the coding sequence TTGGAAACATTTCAGCTTGAAGCAAGTCAACGTAAAAGCACTGGAAAGGGCCAGGCGCGGGCGCTCAGGCGGCAAGGCCTGATTCCGGCCGTCCTGTACGGCCCTAAGACTGAATCGATACTCCTGACCATATCAGACTTTGATCTTGGCAAGATCCATAAGGAAAGCGGGGGCGAACACGCTATCCTGGATTTAGTTATCAAGAACGGGGGCACGCAGAATAGAACGGCCATGATAAAAGATATGCAGACTGCTCCTGTAACCAGGCAGTGTCTTCATGTCGACTTCTATGAAATATCCCTGGATGAGGAAATTACACTAGAGGTCCTGGTTGAGCTAACCGGAAAATCCATAGGCGTCGAGCGCGGAGGTTTTCTACAACTGGTTAGCCACCGATTGGAGGTCTCCTGCCTGCCTGCGGATATCCCGGACAAGATTAGCATTGATGTGTCCGATCTCGACATTGGGGATTCCGTGCACGTAGAGGATATTAGTTTAGGAGAGAAGCTAACGCTCCAGTTTGATACCAATTTTACCGTGGTCACGGTTGTAGCGCCTGTTGTGGAGGAAGAAGAAGTCCCAGCAGAAGAACTCGAAGAAGCTGAAGAGGCCCCAGGCGAGGAAGCCAAAATTGCCGAAGAAGGGGCTGACAAGTAG
- a CDS encoding phosphoglycerate dehydrogenase, whose translation MKVLVSDKLADVGIKMFEEAEGIEVDVNVGLAPEELKAIIGDYEALVIRSATKVTGEIIKAASRLKVIGRAGIGLDNVDIPAATKQGIAVMNTPEGNVVTTAEHAIAMMLALSRNIPQGTASLKAARWEKKHLQGKEIFNKTLGVLGYGRIGSIVADRARGLKMQVIVHDPYVNKALVEQAGFEVVSLEDLYRRSDYITVHVPKLKDTINLVNKQAFERMKPGVMIIHCARGGIVNEKDLTEALRTGKVGGAALDVFETEPPGPSPLFEFDNVICTPHLGASTAEAQTNVAVAVAEQIICYLQTGTIMNAVNVPSVTGDLLAKLRPYLSLAERMGNLQAQLAEGAIQEVTIMYSGDFVGFDMAPVTTAALKGLLSPFLKDEVNFINAPVIAKERGIRIVESRSVETEDYTNLVTMNAVAAEGSNTVSGTIFGKHEPRIVRINNFRLEVIPEGHLLLIHNVDKPGAIGSIGTVLGKHNVNIARMYVGQEKDGGRNVIFLDTDTPVAPETLEELQALPLIKSVTPLEL comes from the coding sequence TTGAAAGTCCTGGTAAGTGATAAGCTTGCAGATGTCGGCATCAAGATGTTCGAAGAAGCAGAGGGCATTGAGGTTGACGTGAACGTTGGCCTGGCGCCAGAGGAGCTAAAGGCAATCATAGGTGACTACGAAGCATTGGTCATCAGAAGCGCCACTAAAGTGACCGGGGAGATCATTAAGGCAGCTTCCCGGCTGAAAGTGATAGGGCGGGCAGGTATCGGGCTCGATAATGTGGACATACCGGCAGCCACGAAACAAGGCATCGCTGTCATGAACACCCCAGAGGGAAATGTCGTGACCACTGCCGAGCATGCCATTGCCATGATGCTTGCCCTTTCGCGCAACATCCCCCAGGGGACAGCGTCCTTGAAAGCTGCCAGGTGGGAAAAGAAACATCTGCAAGGCAAAGAAATCTTTAACAAAACCCTGGGAGTCCTTGGCTACGGCCGGATCGGGAGTATTGTAGCTGACCGCGCCAGGGGACTTAAGATGCAGGTGATAGTGCACGATCCCTACGTAAACAAAGCACTGGTAGAGCAAGCCGGGTTTGAGGTGGTCTCCCTGGAAGACCTTTACAGACGTTCGGACTACATCACCGTTCATGTGCCCAAGCTGAAAGACACAATCAACCTGGTCAACAAGCAAGCCTTCGAACGGATGAAGCCCGGCGTGATGATAATCCACTGCGCCCGTGGCGGTATTGTGAACGAAAAGGACCTGACCGAGGCCCTTCGAACGGGCAAGGTGGGAGGCGCCGCCCTGGATGTCTTTGAGACTGAGCCTCCGGGCCCCTCACCTTTGTTTGAATTCGACAACGTCATTTGCACTCCTCACCTGGGGGCGTCCACGGCTGAGGCCCAGACCAACGTGGCGGTGGCAGTGGCTGAACAGATCATCTGTTACCTTCAAACAGGAACAATAATGAATGCCGTAAATGTCCCCTCTGTCACCGGTGACTTGTTGGCCAAGCTCAGGCCTTACTTGAGCTTGGCCGAACGTATGGGTAACCTCCAGGCCCAGCTTGCCGAAGGGGCCATACAGGAGGTCACCATCATGTATTCGGGAGATTTTGTGGGCTTCGACATGGCCCCTGTCACAACGGCTGCTTTGAAAGGGTTGCTCTCTCCGTTTCTCAAAGATGAGGTCAATTTCATCAATGCCCCTGTAATCGCTAAAGAACGGGGCATTAGAATCGTTGAGTCTCGGAGTGTCGAGACTGAAGACTACACGAATCTTGTCACCATGAACGCTGTGGCCGCCGAAGGATCCAACACGGTCTCCGGAACCATATTTGGCAAGCACGAACCGAGGATTGTCAGGATCAACAACTTCAGGCTGGAAGTCATTCCCGAAGGCCACCTTCTTCTCATCCATAACGTAGACAAGCCCGGCGCCATCGGGAGCATCGGAACGGTACTCGGCAAACACAACGTAAATATTGCTCGGATGTACGTGGGTCAGGAGAAAGATGGCGGCCGAAATGTGATCTTCCTGGATACAGATACTCCCGTAGCGCCAGAGACCCTTGAGGAGCTGCAAGCCCTTCCCTTGATTAAGTCGGTCACGCCACTGGAATTGTAG
- the serC gene encoding 3-phosphoserine/phosphohydroxythreonine transaminase codes for MKGRIHNFNAGPAALPLPVLEEIQAEFLDFKGSGMSITEVSHRSKWFDDVIENAVVRVRRLLDLDERFHVVFLQGGASMQFCMVPMNLLPDGQSADYVNTGTWATKAIKEARIQAKEVNVVATSEEQNFLCIPKDISFSPHAAYAHITSNNTIKGTQWASFPDTTGIPLISDMSSDIMSRPLDPSPFGLIYAGAQKNLGPAGATLVIIRQDMLERVPQDLPTMLKYTTFVEKNSMFNTPPCFAIYTIQLVLKWLEETVGGLEKMAVLNRQKADLLYHAIDKTGFYSGAAEKDSRSLMNVTFRLPSEELERDFVQQALDNGMGGLKGHRSVGGCRASIYNSTSPEAVRALVDFMEEFARKHG; via the coding sequence ATGAAAGGGAGAATCCATAACTTCAACGCGGGGCCGGCGGCTCTTCCGTTGCCGGTTTTAGAGGAAATTCAGGCAGAGTTTCTGGATTTCAAAGGCTCCGGCATGTCCATCACCGAAGTGAGCCATCGATCGAAATGGTTTGATGACGTTATTGAGAATGCTGTGGTCCGTGTGAGGCGGCTCCTTGATCTGGATGAGCGCTTTCATGTGGTATTTCTGCAAGGGGGGGCAAGCATGCAGTTTTGCATGGTTCCCATGAACCTGTTACCCGATGGCCAGTCTGCTGATTATGTGAACACCGGCACCTGGGCCACCAAGGCGATCAAAGAGGCAAGGATTCAGGCAAAGGAGGTCAATGTGGTTGCCACCTCGGAGGAGCAGAATTTTTTGTGTATCCCCAAAGATATATCCTTTAGTCCGCATGCCGCCTACGCGCACATTACTTCCAACAATACAATCAAGGGTACCCAATGGGCATCTTTTCCCGACACCACAGGAATCCCCCTGATCAGTGACATGTCTTCGGACATCATGAGCAGACCCCTAGACCCTTCTCCTTTTGGCTTGATTTATGCCGGAGCTCAAAAGAACCTCGGCCCGGCAGGAGCCACCCTGGTCATTATTCGCCAGGACATGCTGGAACGTGTGCCCCAGGATCTTCCCACCATGCTCAAGTATACGACTTTTGTGGAGAAAAATTCTATGTTCAACACCCCCCCCTGTTTTGCCATTTACACGATTCAACTGGTGCTAAAATGGCTGGAAGAGACAGTTGGGGGGCTTGAAAAGATGGCGGTCTTGAACCGGCAAAAGGCAGATCTCCTTTATCATGCCATTGACAAAACAGGGTTTTATTCGGGCGCCGCCGAAAAGGATAGCCGCTCGCTCATGAACGTGACCTTTCGCCTCCCAAGTGAGGAACTGGAAAGAGACTTTGTCCAGCAAGCCCTGGACAATGGCATGGGCGGACTGAAAGGGCACCGTTCCGTGGGAGGGTGTCGGGCCTCGATCTATAATTCAACCTCTCCTGAGGCGGTCAGGGCCCTGGTGGATTTCATGGAGGAATTTGCCCGAAAGCATGGCTGA
- a CDS encoding ribose-phosphate pyrophosphokinase, whose product MHSLILFAGNSNRDLAKHICHHIGIRLGEAEVKTFSDGEIQVEISENVRGKDVFVLQSTCAPVNDHLVELLLMLDAFKRASAQRITAVMPYYGYARQDKKVASRVPISAKLVADILTVAGADRVITLDLHAGQIQGFFNIPVDNLFAAPVLLEHIRQELKNDTVIVSPDAGGVERARAFAKRLHTQLAIIDKRRVAPNQAEAMHVVGDVQGKVAVILDDMVDTAGTIIEATSALREHGALEVHACCAHAVLSGPAVDRIAKSDIKTLVVTNTNPLNGKAKACDKIRVLSVSKLLAEAIHRSHTGSSVSSLFV is encoded by the coding sequence ATGCATAGTCTTATTCTGTTTGCGGGAAACTCTAATCGTGACCTGGCCAAGCATATTTGCCATCACATAGGGATCAGGTTGGGCGAGGCCGAGGTAAAAACGTTCAGCGATGGTGAGATCCAGGTAGAAATCAGTGAGAATGTGCGAGGCAAGGACGTTTTTGTCTTGCAGTCCACTTGCGCCCCTGTGAATGACCATCTGGTGGAACTCCTGTTGATGCTGGATGCCTTCAAGCGCGCATCAGCGCAGAGAATCACAGCAGTCATGCCCTACTATGGCTATGCCCGGCAGGACAAGAAGGTTGCGTCTCGCGTGCCCATTAGCGCAAAACTGGTGGCCGACATACTCACGGTAGCGGGCGCTGACCGCGTCATCACCCTGGATCTTCACGCCGGGCAGATCCAGGGGTTTTTCAATATTCCAGTGGACAACCTCTTTGCAGCGCCGGTCCTCCTAGAGCATATTAGACAGGAGCTAAAAAACGATACGGTCATCGTCTCTCCCGACGCAGGAGGTGTCGAACGTGCCCGGGCCTTTGCCAAGCGTCTCCACACCCAACTGGCCATTATCGACAAACGACGGGTGGCGCCCAACCAGGCCGAGGCCATGCATGTGGTCGGTGATGTCCAGGGAAAAGTGGCCGTTATACTTGATGATATGGTGGATACCGCAGGGACTATCATCGAAGCGACTTCGGCCCTAAGGGAGCACGGCGCTTTGGAGGTTCATGCTTGTTGCGCCCACGCAGTACTGTCAGGTCCTGCTGTAGACCGCATTGCCAAGTCAGACATAAAGACGCTCGTGGTGACCAATACCAACCCCTTAAATGGAAAGGCCAAGGCGTGTGACAAGATCCGTGTGCTATCCGTATCCAAGCTTTTGGCAGAGGCAATTCACCGCTCTCATACGGGCAGTTCTGTGAGTTCCCTCTTCGTATAG
- a CDS encoding Rho termination factor N-terminal domain-containing protein: MRFQEIQKMAKEMGINTYRMKKADIIQGIQRKESNIDCYGTSRVDYCEEARCLWRSDCLSSNSNGNGR; the protein is encoded by the coding sequence ATGAGATTTCAAGAGATCCAAAAGATGGCCAAGGAAATGGGTATTAACACATACAGGATGAAAAAGGCAGATATCATCCAAGGTATTCAAAGAAAAGAAAGCAATATCGACTGCTACGGCACGAGCAGGGTGGACTATTGCGAAGAGGCACGGTGCTTGTGGAGAAGCGACTGTCTATCCTCGAATAGTAACGGAAACGGAAGATAA
- a CDS encoding DUF1844 domain-containing protein: MAEEEKGFVIKDKRAFSSESGEPTPDAAPETKEDKAEQAPEEGAPKAEGKTAADEEIRLPEVNFSTFVFSLSSSAILHFGEIPDPATGSKRKSLPMAKHTIDILGMLEEKTRGNLTDDEETLLTNILYDLRMRYVKEAS, encoded by the coding sequence ATGGCGGAAGAAGAAAAGGGATTTGTCATAAAGGACAAGCGAGCTTTTTCCTCAGAATCCGGAGAACCCACACCTGATGCAGCGCCAGAAACCAAAGAGGACAAGGCAGAACAAGCTCCAGAAGAGGGCGCTCCCAAGGCTGAGGGAAAAACAGCAGCGGATGAGGAGATCCGGCTTCCTGAAGTCAATTTTTCTACGTTTGTTTTTTCACTCAGCTCATCAGCCATTCTCCATTTTGGGGAAATACCGGATCCTGCAACGGGTTCGAAACGCAAAAGCCTCCCCATGGCCAAACATACGATTGATATCCTCGGGATGTTGGAAGAAAAGACCAGGGGAAACCTGACCGATGATGAAGAAACCCTTCTGACAAACATTCTTTATGATCTAAGAATGCGATATGTGAAAGAAGCCTCATGA
- a CDS encoding DegQ family serine endoprotease: MRPIDPTSTNTRRLALLSVALVSALAGMLLAAGLDITENTTASSPSPTAIVPGSFTEIAQAVSPAVVNISTEKVIKRTGPAFRHFQSPFSKDDPFHDFFERFFGDGRQKEFKQRSLGSGFIIDEEGHIVTNNHVVENADKIKIKLKNGKEYNAEIVGRDQKTDIALLKAKGLKGFQIAKLCDSDDVKVGEWVVAIGSPFGLEHTVTAGIVSAKGRVIGSGPYDDFIQTDASINPGNSGGPLVNMKGEVVGINTAIVSRGGGNVGIGFAIPVNLARGIIGQLEASGVVTRGWLGVSIQDLTPELADYYGVKDGKGALIGEVFEGDPADKAGIRAKDVIIAADGKKIESSRDLSRAIAETSVGKRVTLRVLREGKERTFSVKIVKRTDEKEALTTKGATEETELGMTVSPLTPELARQFRIPDAEGVVVIGVEEGGPADEAEVREGDLILEIGHEPIKTLEDYQRHIGKVKKGETVPLLVRRKAGFVALNITK, from the coding sequence ATGAGACCGATAGACCCAACTAGCACGAATACACGACGCCTGGCCTTGCTGTCTGTTGCGCTGGTTTCTGCACTGGCAGGCATGCTCCTTGCCGCAGGCCTTGACATTACCGAGAATACCACGGCTTCGAGTCCATCTCCGACGGCAATCGTGCCGGGCAGTTTTACGGAAATAGCACAGGCGGTTAGTCCGGCCGTGGTCAATATTAGCACCGAAAAGGTAATAAAAAGGACTGGGCCGGCCTTCAGACATTTTCAAAGCCCCTTTAGCAAGGATGACCCCTTTCATGATTTTTTTGAGAGGTTTTTCGGAGACGGAAGACAAAAGGAGTTCAAACAGCGCAGTCTTGGTTCTGGCTTCATCATTGACGAGGAAGGGCATATCGTAACCAACAATCACGTGGTAGAAAATGCCGACAAGATCAAAATAAAGCTCAAAAACGGCAAAGAGTATAATGCTGAAATCGTTGGGCGAGACCAAAAAACCGATATTGCCTTGCTTAAGGCCAAGGGGCTGAAAGGTTTTCAAATCGCCAAGTTGTGCGATTCGGACGACGTGAAGGTAGGTGAATGGGTCGTGGCCATTGGAAGCCCCTTTGGGTTGGAACACACTGTCACCGCAGGTATTGTCAGCGCCAAGGGCCGGGTTATCGGCTCCGGTCCTTACGATGATTTTATCCAGACCGATGCCTCCATCAATCCCGGAAACAGCGGCGGACCCCTGGTTAACATGAAGGGCGAGGTAGTTGGCATCAACACGGCCATTGTCTCCAGGGGCGGTGGCAATGTCGGAATTGGGTTTGCAATCCCCGTAAATCTGGCCCGCGGCATTATCGGACAGCTTGAGGCCTCCGGCGTGGTAACGCGTGGCTGGCTCGGTGTGAGCATTCAGGATCTGACTCCGGAACTCGCCGATTATTACGGTGTGAAGGACGGCAAGGGGGCGCTGATCGGAGAAGTCTTCGAGGGCGACCCTGCGGACAAGGCGGGCATCCGTGCAAAAGACGTGATCATTGCAGCGGATGGGAAGAAGATTGAAAGCAGCAGGGATTTGTCCCGAGCTATCGCAGAGACCTCTGTTGGCAAGCGAGTCACGCTCAGGGTGCTTAGAGAAGGAAAAGAGCGCACTTTCAGTGTCAAGATCGTGAAACGCACTGATGAGAAAGAGGCGCTGACCACAAAGGGGGCCACAGAAGAGACCGAGCTGGGCATGACAGTATCTCCGCTCACCCCGGAGCTGGCGAGACAGTTCCGGATCCCTGATGCTGAAGGTGTTGTGGTAATAGGCGTTGAAGAGGGTGGTCCGGCGGACGAGGCCGAAGTCCGTGAAGGAGATCTTATCCTGGAGATAGGTCATGAGCCAATTAAAACCCTTGAGGATTATCAGAGACACATAGGAAAGGTGAAAAAAGGCGAGACCGTTCCCCTCCTGGTAAGGAGAAAGGCCGGCTTTGTTGCACTGAACATTACAAAATAG
- the ispE gene encoding 4-(cytidine 5'-diphospho)-2-C-methyl-D-erythritol kinase — MTTLAISSPAKINLFLRVVGKRENGFHDIVTLMCRVDLFDTVTLSFDKPSISVHCVHPGVPEGETNTAFKAAALFFEAVSRDDGAGISIEKVIPVAAGLGGGSSNAAAVLMGLNEHYGFPLNDKELMDMGLKVGADVPFFLFRHTAVARGVGEHLEPFDRMPPFWAVLVCPKFQISTAWAYEHLNLRLTNCEENYMVSEFLEDLSKLKGLLCNDLEQVTVEKLPEINTIKKALLDLGARGALMSGSGPTVFGLFHTLQEASETFRRVQHLRRWNTFLVKSLLP, encoded by the coding sequence ATGACTACACTCGCTATATCATCGCCTGCTAAGATAAATCTTTTTCTTAGAGTAGTCGGAAAACGGGAAAATGGCTTTCATGACATCGTGACCCTCATGTGCCGTGTTGATCTGTTTGACACGGTAACCCTTTCTTTTGACAAACCATCCATAAGCGTCCATTGCGTCCATCCCGGGGTCCCGGAAGGGGAAACCAACACAGCTTTCAAGGCGGCTGCCTTGTTTTTTGAAGCCGTATCAAGAGATGATGGTGCGGGCATCTCCATAGAGAAGGTGATCCCGGTAGCTGCAGGTCTGGGTGGTGGGAGCAGCAATGCGGCTGCCGTGCTAATGGGATTGAACGAGCATTACGGGTTTCCTCTAAATGACAAGGAGCTTATGGACATGGGACTAAAGGTGGGCGCAGATGTCCCCTTTTTTCTCTTCAGACATACGGCTGTGGCTAGAGGAGTTGGGGAGCATTTGGAGCCCTTTGACAGGATGCCGCCATTTTGGGCCGTCTTGGTGTGCCCAAAATTCCAGATATCTACAGCATGGGCCTACGAACACCTAAATTTACGATTGACAAATTGTGAAGAAAATTATATGGTTTCTGAGTTTTTGGAGGACCTTTCCAAGCTCAAGGGCCTTTTGTGTAATGATTTAGAGCAAGTAACCGTTGAGAAGTTGCCTGAGATAAACACCATCAAAAAGGCCCTTCTTGATCTCGGCGCGAGGGGAGCGCTCATGTCCGGAAGCGGCCCTACAGTTTTCGGGCTTTTTCATACCCTGCAAGAGGCCTCTGAGACGTTTCGAAGAGTACAGCATCTGCGGCGTTGGAATACTTTTCTGGTGAAGTCGTTGCTCCCTTGA